NNNNNNNNNNNNNNNNNNNNNNNNNNNNNNNNNNNNNNNNNNNNNNNNNNNNNNNNNNNNNNNNNNNNNNNNNNNNNNNNNNNNNNNNNNNNNNNNNNNNNNNNNNNNNNNNNNNNNNNNNNNNNNNNNNNNNNNNNNNNNNNNNNNNNNNNNNNNNNNNNNNNNNNNNNNNNNNNNNNNNNNNNNNNNNNNNNNNNNNNNNNNNNNNNNNNNNNNNNNNNNNNNNNNNNNNNNNNNNNNNNNNNNNNNNNNNNNNNNNNNNNNNNNNNNNNNNNNNNNNNNNNNNNNNNNNNNNNNNNNNNNNNNNNNNNNNNNNNNNNNNNNNNNNNNNNNNNNNNNNNNNNNNNNNNNNNNNNNNNNNNNNNNNNNNNNNNNNNNNNNNNNNNNNNNNNNNNNNNNNNNNNNNNNNNNNNNNNNNNNNNNNNNNNNNNNNNNNNNNNNNNNNNNNNNNNNNNNNNNNNNNNNNNNNNNNNNNNNNNNNNNNNNNNNNNNNNNNNNNNNNNNGACGTAAaagaaagttacatgtatcccAGGTCACGAGGGTCATTACTGACCGAACATGCAGGGGAACATTGACAGACTGACACAAGACGTTACATAAATGATATTGCATATTTGACTTCACTCTTACCTTAAAGTCATTCCATGGCACATTGTTTCAATTATATAAAagaaatcacaacattttgtaCAGTCTTATCTTTCAGTTATTAAAATCACTAGATGATAATTCACCGAAGCTTGAAGAGAGAGGGCATTCCGAATGAATGAACCAGTGTCGAAATTTTAGATTTGATATCCGTTTTTGAGATTTGTAACTGTCGGTGTGGTTAATGTTGTCATGTTGTGTATTTGTTTACTAaacctaagggcacaacccgccgtacgtgcaatttgtccgtacgtttttttttagaaggCCACgttcgccacgtatttctgaaaacgttcaggctgtacaggacaggcgcgtcgcTCGTACTGGTACGTATGGAGGGCaaatctgcagcccgatggcagacaaagttttgcctgcacataaagttctacggcgtgtctgcgtgctccaaaatccgtcggattccctacgagtccgtacggaggcggtacttaccactcacggatcccaaaaggttgcccacgttttggcacgtagacagcacgtatttgcacgtacggcccgggttgtgcccttagcttaagggtTAGAGTCCGTAAATGGCAAACAAAACCTTATGTCATCTGTGTCATACGTGTCCCAAAGGTCGCCACCTGTTTATCCAGGGGAACCAGCATGCGGACTACTGGGGTTAAGTACCGGTGCAAAACCGGCTTTTCTTGGGCCTCCCTCACCGACTTTGTGGGCATTGGCGTAAGTGGTTGAGTGGGGGGGGGATTCTTTCTGGGGCGGTGACAGGGGACGTCGATtggcgatttttaaccgggaatacgcCGAGAAAGGAATAcatgccgggaagcttgtacgcCCCCGTCACCGTAATCGGTCCAAGATCcggtcaactgatttttttcaggtccggtttttctggacgtTTTTTGCGTTTTTTTCTGCACCGTTacgatcatcatcatcatcacgacATATCgtcggggttataccgccccttacatAGCCTTTTTGGCATACCCTTTCGTTAGCTAATACAAGacgatacccacccctaaatTAAACCATTCCCGACGAACCTGTCCATGGCCGCCGCCCCCTGTATCCCCCATCCCTGGCACGTCAAGCCGCCGATAGTCTCGGTCCCCAGGTACGTCGCTCCCGTCAGCCAGGTGGGCTTGAGGACGGCGCACCCCTCCGCTGTCCCGCAGGCCCGGCAGCACTTCTGCTCGTGCGGGTAATGCACGTGCATCCCGAGGACGCTGAAGAACAGCTGGCAGTCGCCGTGCCTGTCCTTCGGCGAGAGACCCACCGCGTCACAGAAGTAGTTGAGCTGGCCGTGCGAGTGGTCGAACCTTTGATACAAAATAGGGTTATGTTTCGTTCTTTTTATGGTATAAGATTATTTTATCTAAATTTTGCTACTGCATCAAATCAATGTACAATGATTGAAACTATCTAACAACAGGTAGTTCCATAGTCTTTCTAGGCCGTAGGGACAGCGGGTTGTTATCCTTTATGTCTatggcacggtattggaaggtggagcccatccctctccttacaccgcctttacctccccaaccgaagtctggtacccatttttacacctgagtggagtgaggaaagtcgtgtaaagtgccttcccaAGGCTGCCTTCCACAAGACCAGAGACATGCAATGATCTCTGGGCCCTGCAGTTGTGCCACTCGACCTGACAGCAGCAACAACGTTAACAACAACTTGAAAAGTTACCTGCCAGTGAACCCGCCTTCAAATGATCTTACTAATAATACTAAGACTAAGATCTTTTAAAGGAAGCTAGGTCAtcatttttcactttcttgcatGCAACAAGCTACTTAGCCcatatagcaggctctctggggccgtTGTCtggctcataatacattttactggccatttctttttgtactgggtcgctcaTTACCGGCCTTCGCTTATCTATTGGCCCCGCGGAGGGGCAATcagtgacccagtacaaaagGAAATGGCCAGCAAACGTGCATTATGAGAAAAAAAGGCCTCAGAGATCCTGCCATGGAGGCTACAGGCTACTCGTCAAACTCAAGAGTACCCCACCTTGCCCTGCGGTTGGTGAAGTCGTAGTACCAGGCCCCGGCGTTCCGGCTGATCGGAATGACAGAAATGTGCTGTTCCTCCTGGAACCCGACCGAGAAGATTGACGGCCATGTTGGGGGCTTCTGAGGAGGTTCTAGACTCGCGGACTGAGACAACGCGAACAGGAAACACACAACAAGGGAGGGTGGGGGGAGGGCGATGGTGGTCATCCTGAGGGCAGGCAGTTTTCTGCGGGACTGAAAAATGTAGGGCAGTAGTAGGTAGCAATCAGTAGTCAGATCATCAGTAAACAACCACCAACCGAGCTTGTTTGGGTAGTTATGAGGAGACGGTCCCGAGTGCGGTACAGTTGCTTGTATTTTGTTATCAGGCGCGTGTTTCAACTGCTAGTGGTTAAAGGCAAAGCAGCTCAAGCTCAAATCCAGTATGTATGGATGCTTGTTGTCCAACTTTGGAGACGACATCGAGAAAATACACGTGGGATGATGTCAGCTTGTTTTCAAGATTGTTTTCAGATTTAAGATTGTGGCAGGacggaaatgaaatgaaatgcgtGACGGAACATCACACTCGTGTTCACCGTTTTACTAGCTGTCGCCATGACAACGCGCGGATCACGCCATTTCCAAACTGCCACAATTGTCGATCGAAAAACGACCTTTAGAAGTGCTGACGCCCTCCTCGTGAGTTTGCTTTGCCACATGATGTGCTTCGGGTAATCAGGTCAGACAAACAATGGCAATTGGTTACCTAAAGACAGAAGGCTTTTCACAAACAGTCTTGTAACATCTGGAAATTCTGAAGAAACCTGATACAGAGAACGCTCGCCAGGGCGAAGAGGACGTGCTACACAGACCGGGTCTCGTCTCTCAAGACAGTTACCTATTCTTCCCATGCAGTAATTggctcatccatatgaagctatggggtagTGCCTGGAGTCGCGCGGCGAAATGATTGGAATCCATTTTCCTCTGTTAAAACGGAGGTTGGGTGGGGGGGAGAGGATTGAAATTGTTAGACCCTCGTCTTGATTCCATTAGTCACTCCTCTCGCGCCTCCCTCCTGTCCCTGTCCCTTCTGACCTGCTTTTCAGCCTGCTACTATCTAGTACACTGTAAGTCCGGGACGTCTACACGCGCCTCCTAGCTACTATCTAGTACACTGCACGTCTGGGACGTCTACATGCGTCTCCTAGCGACTATCTTCTTCTTCCGATAATGTCCATCTGCCGAGGAATCGGCaattattgacatgttttggCTGATACGAaacggaggttcgccaggcctccatccgggtgatttgaagtgaatgcCCCATGGTTCTTGTatgcctcagctccccccctactCTGCCCCTCGCGGGGTTATCTGGGGGCAACAAATGCAGATACTAATATGAAACTGTTATATTCAATCTGAAATCTtgataaaataaaattaaagaTATAAGATACCTCTAACACACATATTTCTCATGTTTAGTAAACTGTGGAACACCTTCCACCATCCCGATTATATGTATACGTAATGTACCTGTTTCTCGTACcaaaacacaaatgcacactgTTGTCCACGGTAACGTAATATGTGCAGGGTAGATAGGGTAACGTCACTACAAGTATGTTAGCTTTGCACCTCTTATTGTCCCAACAATAATTGTATCCAATCTTCCTGCCTGTCTTTCGGTCCAGAAAATGCTCTGATTTTTGTTGTCTGCTTATTGTCAGGCACTACGGCCCATAAGGACGGACAATTGACAGTGTATTTAGAAAAACAATAATCTACTACttaaaattatttttaaaaactgtaTCTGATTCACACTGTATCTCGTGTACGTGGTCTGTGTAGGACGTGACAATAGTTATTCCAGAACTTATTTGTGGAACAACATCAGAGTATGATAGCACTCTAATAATGTCGTTCTCTGACGCCAGGAGGCGAGTCGCAAATGAGTGCGTCAGCTTACGCCTCCTGGCGACAAAGGTGTCCACACGCATTAGCGCAAAGAGCCAGCATTTTATGTTTgagatgtttatttgcaaaatcatgcccgaaggatggtcacatgtacagtctcaaggactaagagaagtatatagtgtgatacataacactagagtctaatcaactatatgatacaatgtatacttttgtcgggtttgacttcttctttgaaggcagtggttaatgaaccgCCCGACGCTCTGTATAATGATTTCATCAAAAGGCAAAAGCTTtgtgaaattgtggcaactgtttaTGTGTTCACCTTAACGTTCAATCCAACAGGGGGACCCCAAAAGCCCCGCCCACCTCCGAACGCCGCCGGCAAAGTACGACCAGGATGTCCGCCCCGACCGTGGAACTCCCCTCCGGTCAGCAGATGCCAGTTCTCGGTCTCGGCACCTCGCAGGCAAAACCGACACAGGTAACTAAAGAAAAGTATGTGTTGTTCCATATTTCAAATTTCAGTTGCTTTATAAACATGTGTCACTACTACTATACTTACTGACTTACTTTTCTAGACTTCAAGGGGAAAGTTGCCATCGATGCGGGCTACAGGCACATCGACTGCGCTTCCCCCTGGCAGCTATCTCCGGTACTGCGGGGCGCTTTTGTTTAAAATAACCTTCAAACGAACGTGCCATTTGACGCCCAGGTATCCGAAGCTGTGAAAGTTGCCATCGAAGCCGGGTACAGGCACATTGTCTGCGCCTTCCCCCTGGCAGCTAGCGCTTGCTCCGGAACTGCAGGGccgttttgtttaaaaaaaacttcaaatgaACCTGCCATTTGACGCCCAGGTATCCGAAGCTGTGAAAGTTGCCATCGAAGCCGGGTACAGGCACATTGTCTGTGCCTTCCCCCTGGTAGCTTGCTCCGGAACTGCAGGgccgtttttgtttttaaaaaaacttcaaatGAACCTGCCATTTCAACCGCAGGTAACCGAAGCGGTGAAAGTTGCCATAGACGCCGGCTACAGGCACATCGACTGTGCTATGAAGTACGGGAACGAGGCGGAGATAGGTGCCGGGCTGAAGGCCAAGTTCGACGAGGGTGTCGTCAAAAGGGAAGACATGTTCATCACGAGGtgagtatctttttttttacaactgaggttttgtaacttatattaacagtgccacatacacggtacagacagaaggtaaaggtagtctttcacctccccgaccgaagtcaggtacccatttttacacctgggtgaagtgaggaatgtcgtgtaaagtgcctttcccaagggcacaacgtcgggggctcggcggggatcgaactcaggacctctaggtcgagccgaacgctctaccagttacgccacgcccgacgtgAGTATCTAGTCAGCGTAACCATGGAGATTCTGTTCATGTAGAACTAGACTACAGGCACCATTGACTGCGCACACGTGTACGGGAACGAGAACGAAGTAGGTGCCGGgctgaaggtcaagttcgacgAGGGTGTCGTCAGGAGAGAAGACATGTTCATCACCAGGTCAgcaactacagtagaagccagttaattgcacaacggattaacgcacacatcggttaactgcacggaatccccaaatcccaaaccggtgcggtccagctagataacttcgcattattgcaccagtcggataattgcacgaaattcactggcaaataggccgtgcaattaagcggcttctactgtatagctATAGGCTGGTTCACGCTTTGAACTGCGCATTCTTTATACCATGCCAAGACGACAGGTGTTTTGTTTTAAGGGGCCTTCAATTTTGACATACGAGTATTACCCATATCGGTGTTCGACAGAGATCGTCATCTGGCCGTCTGCATGGCAGGGCGATACCATTAGCAGATATCCCAAGTCCACTATCGTGGTCTATActcaaactcacacacacacacacacacacacagacacacacacacacacacacacattcacacacacacacaggcacacacacacacacacatacatacacacacacattcacacacacacacaggcacacacacacacaaacacacaaacacaggcacacacacacacactcacaggcacacacacacacacacacaggcacacacacacacacacacacagacacacacacagagagagagagacacacacacgcacacagacacacagacacacacacagacacacacacacacaggcacacacacacacacacagacacacgcacacacacacacacatacatacacacacacacacacacaaatacacacgtatatatgtgtgagtgtatgtataCAGTATTCATCCCAGTATTAGATTTGGAAGATCCCAAATTTATTTTAGGGAGATCTTAAGGAGAGACAACATTCCAATATTAGTTCAGGGGGATCCCTGCACCCCATGAGGGGGGTGGTATGGTTTGGGGCATGTGACGTTACAGTATTTGGGGACGTCGAACACGCTCGCAGGGATGGGCCCGAGCTGGTAGGAGCTGACGTTGAACGTGATGACGTGGATCACGTGAGGCACGAACGCCGTCACTTTCTCCCAGTACTGGCAAGGCTTGCCGTCAGCCGTCTGGTACCACCTGTGAGGCGAAGGGAAAGTGATATAGTTTAGCTCACCGAAGAGCTACtttcactggtcgtgacagacgCCATATACAGTATTCGGTATTTATAATGTCATTGTACTGGGAGATTCCACTATGTAGCTCTATATACAATGAACTATAGTCCACAAGGGCGGTGACCCCTTGCAGTAGCCTATTGCTGCATATCTAATCTGCAGGCAGGTCTACCGGTACGTGGCATAAGGGGttaagctgaccaaggagtgttctgacctacccggacacacagacacacacacacaggcatacacacacacacacacacacacacacacacacaggcatacacacacacaggcatacacacacacacacacaattatatatacacacacacacacacacacacacacacacacacctacatacatacacacacacacacacacacaggcatacacacacacacacacacacacatacatacacacacacacacagacacacacacacacacacacacacacacacacacacacatacacacacacacacacacatacacacagagagacacacaggagttaagctgaccaaggagtgttctgacccacccggacacacacacacacacacacacacacacacacacacacacacaggcatacacacacacacacacacacacacacacacacaaacacacacacacacacacatacacaggcatacacacacacacacacacagacacacaaacacacacacacacatacatacacacacacacacacacacacacacagagacacacaggaGTtaaactgaccaaggagtgttctgacGTACCCGGTagctcagaacactccttggccagcttaaCTCCTTACGCCACCGGTAGATTATGATTAGCCTGTGTTTATACAAtcccttaatctccaagcagatcctacaatggcataagatagtaccaaactggccaaggagtgtagtcagccaagaggtgtacatttgccgtGTAGAATCTGTCTCCAGacggctagaacaaaggctattaacatccaattgtttcccattcaaactgtgcttgctgtgtaggtgctaattgccctccttcctgtttggtgctaaTTTCCAACTGGGACACGTGCTGGTCACTGACTTGGCCCAGTGTAAGTCGCTCGTAAAACCATTAGCACATGGcaacagggaggggcagcaacaccattgttgaatagaaatgcccCTCCCtgtttcactcctctgccagcttttgatactatcttatgctaccgtaggatctgcttggagatgaacaatccctcgctggctggggttaatgaccccctcctaggtGGCGGTAACTGTAAGGCCGGCTGCTAGGAGCACGATTTTGGTCAGGCTAACcagtagatctgcctggagactactCCTGACCCCTTGTACCAGACCTAGGCAAGGCTTTGagacatggtgtcagaagtgggattccGGCCTGAAACGCTGAAAAGAACCAGAGAGGTTCAAAAACTTCAAGGAATCAGCGCCACCACAAAGAGAGGTACAGAAAGCTCAGAAATTCCCCCAGCATCTAGACAGGACTTTGAGACGAGGTCCTTAGGTATACATGCCGGATCCTCTGGACAAACAGGCAGCGACCTTTGCGTCAAACTGGCCAGGACGGTCGAAGGTTTTGTTTGTCATTTACGGCTCTACCCTCAGCGAGGAGGTGATATAACCTCAGTTAGGTCTTAGACACATTCCGCACTGTTAACACTGTTTGTCTGTAACTTTTCACGTCACCTGCCATATAGCCTACGGGCAAGAAGTTGCGACAAATTTCAAATAACCTCATTGCCTTCAGTAAACAATTGTGCTAACGCTCGCACAACATTTCAGCATTCACAACACCGACTTACTAAGCCCAAAGGCTGATATCTGATTAAAGTATCGGCACCATTCACTACGAACCTGTCCGTTGCCACCGCCCCGGGTTTTACCCATCCCTGGCAGGTCAACCCGCCGATAGTCTCGGTCCCCATGTACGTCGCCCCCGTCAGCCAGGTGGGCATGAGTACGGTGCACCCCTCCTCTGCCCCGCAGGCCCGGCAGCAGATCTGCTCGCGCGGGTAGTGCACGTGCATCCCGAGGCTGCTGAAGAAGAGCTGGCAGTCTCCGTGCTTGTCCTTCGGCGAGAGACCTACCCTCTGGCAGAAGGAGTCGTACTGGCCGTGCGAGTGGTCGAACCTTAGATAGAAGACAACCAAGTTAAACCACACCGATGAAGAATGATTGAACATATCCATTAAACTAGGCTAGATGAAAGAGAACTAACTATATAagacactatgtgttacaaCAGGTAACATATACTATCGCTAATGGCTGCATCTACAAAAGAAGGCACAAAGAGCATTATTTAGTATTAGAAGTACACTTGGAGAAACTAGATCTTCTGTATTAAATAGTGTTAAATAGTATTAAATAGTGTTCAATGTACAACCTGTTGTAAACATAATGCCTAGGTAACAGTAAGTTGGGACTATCTCTATCGTTTTATTGTATAAATAGAAGTTTAAGTTAGAAAATAAGTGGCCCCTTTGGTTGAATACTATAATCTTTGTTTTCGCTAGGTTGACTGTTAATTACATcgaaataaaggttcaaacaaacccGCCTTCAAAAGATCAGTCAGGcgatattcaagtccgtatgagttgccAATTGACATTTCATtggcttaggtaaagtttgcggggAAGAAGTTATTGTTTACTTTGGCCCACCATTGTCAGTCTGGTTATCTAACTTAAAATACAACTTCGTCCGCCTCAaggttttacagtcaaaccttcccTAAGCAACCACTCAAGGCACTGAGCAAAAATGATTAACGAGGTCAGGTGGTTGCTCCCGACAAGTTGTCGTTTCAACGTTATCAAGACGTAACAAACTAAAAAGAAGAAACCGAGGGTAATTGTGCCGGCAGAGGTCCTCATTTAACATGTCTGCTAGCTGCAGTCAATCAAGTTTGGTTGCTAAGTGGAGGATGAATGCCCCAAGTGGTTACTGGTTCTAAAAATGGACGacactgtttcaatgtgtcctctgCGCCATGTCAGTTTGTTGATCGGCCAGATTTGACTATCTGATAACTTATCTAACTTTTCTACTGAATCAAATCAATGTACCGTGATGGAAAATATCCATTAAAATGTAAATACAGCGGAACTGCTCTCAAAAGATCTTAGTAATACCAAGAACTTGTGAAGTAAGGTGATTTAATAGTGTTCTCTTTCTTGCTACAAGCTACCCGTCAaactaaagctaggggcacaacccgccgtacgtgcaatttgtccgtacgttttttggggaggccaggtccgccacgtatttctgaaaacgtgggtggtaagtactgcctccgtacgaaTTCGTAGgtaatccgacggattttggagcacacagacaagccgtagaactttacgtgaacttcacgtgcaggcaaaacgttgtgtgccatcgggctgcagatgcgccccccgtacgtgccagtacgggcgacgcgcctgccatgtacagcctgaaagttttaagaaatacgtggcggacaaGGCCTTTAAAAAAACATACGGACAGGtggcacgtacggcgggttgtgcccttagctttacccaCCTTGCTCTGCGGTTGGCGAAGTCGTAGTACCAGGCCCCTGCGTTACGGCTAAGCGGAATGACAGAAACGTGCTGTTCCTCCTGGAACCCGACCGAGAAGgttggcggccatgttggagaCTGCTGAGGAGGTTCTAGACTCGCGGTTTGAGACAACGCGACCAGGAAACACACAACAAGGGAAGCGGCGGCGATGGTGGTCATGCTGAAGTCACGCAGCGCAGGCAGTAGAAAAGTAGGGCAGCAATCAGTAGTTAGATCATCAGTAAACAACCCGAGCTTGTTTGGGTAGTTATGAGGAGATAGTCACGCGGCCATGTTGGAGACTGCTGAGGAGGTTCTAGACTCGCGGTTTGAGACAACGCGACCAGGAAACACACAACGAGGGAAGCGGCGATGGTGGTCATCCTGACGGCAGACAGTTTTCTGCGGGACTGTACGGAAATGTAGTGTCGCAATCGATAGTCCAAGACTATACTTAACGTTATACTTAACGTCCTTGGGTGGTCAGATCAACAGTAAACTATCAACAACCGAGCTTGTTTGGGTAGTTATGAGGAGATGGTCCAGAATGTGGGACAGGGTCTAAAGGCTGCATTTCAGTATTTcatatgcatattcttaacaatgggaatcatgggagaaagaggctgtcaaaaatcacctacctgacatttagaacatgaaaaactcacattggtatggttgtccgacctctgacgagtaatttaacgacaaaaaaaggaaaaaatttacggcggaattatattatatgccatcaaaacataggtgggagaccttttcaccccctttcactgcatgtaaacaacaccaaaacacctaacttctaaggcctactgcagccacaaatatcactaaaatctgttttttcaacataatatagaagctacaacccttacctataatatgcacctccaaaatccaaacatatcccaagaaaaacaattttacagccacttttcccaagcctacctaagcattctgctaaaactgggtcatctgcgcaagtccggaaataccgaaatttgccctAAACGAGTTTGCTCGGTACAAGGCCATTGGCCGCCGGAGGTGGAGGGAGCTAGCTAGTTCGTGGCCTATGCCCAAGGATGGACAGTAGGCCTGAGTAAGTAAGGTCATTGACCGCTTCTAGGTACTGAACTACGCTATGGCAGCGTCTATTCTCCCTAAGTCAGCAAACATGACTAATTaagtaggtgtcgctgcttacagatgcggttacaaacaaaatatttgtgAACTTCCAGTAAACTGTGGAACACCTTCCACCACCCGGATGATGTGGAGGAAGCTGTGAAGATGAGCCTAAGAAGCCTGGGGCTAGACTACCTGGACCTGTACCTCATCCACTGGCCCATGGCGTACCGGCGGGGAGAGTCATTACTGCCGGAGGATGGGGAGGGGAGAATGATGTGGGACGACATCCACTTTACGGACACATGGAAGGTTCGtttgtacgtttgtttgtttgtttgtt
The window above is part of the Branchiostoma floridae strain S238N-H82 chromosome 14, Bfl_VNyyK, whole genome shotgun sequence genome. Proteins encoded here:
- the LOC118431053 gene encoding uncharacterized protein LOC118431053 isoform X2; translated protein: MTTIAASLVVCFLVALSQTASLEPPQQSPTWPPTFSVGFQEEQHVSVIPLSRNAGAWYYDFANRRARFDHSHGQYDSFCQRVGLSPKDKHGDCQLFFSSLGMHVHYPREQICCRACGAEEGCTVLMPTWLTGATYMGTETIGGLTCQGWVKPGAVATDRWYQTADGKPCQYWEKVTAFVPHVIHVITFNVSSYQLGPIPASVFDVPKYCNVTCPKPYHPPHGVQGSP
- the LOC118431053 gene encoding uncharacterized protein LOC118431053 isoform X1 — encoded protein: MTTIAAASLVVCFLVALSQTASLEPPQQSPTWPPTFSVGFQEEQHVSVIPLSRNAGAWYYDFANRRARFDHSHGQYDSFCQRVGLSPKDKHGDCQLFFSSLGMHVHYPREQICCRACGAEEGCTVLMPTWLTGATYMGTETIGGLTCQGWVKPGAVATDRWYQTADGKPCQYWEKVTAFVPHVIHVITFNVSSYQLGPIPASVFDVPKYCNVTCPKPYHPPHGVQGSP